Proteins from one Juglans microcarpa x Juglans regia isolate MS1-56 chromosome 1S, Jm3101_v1.0, whole genome shotgun sequence genomic window:
- the LOC121247257 gene encoding uncharacterized protein LOC121247257 produces the protein MEIGIIIRDEEGEALVAECDIKNNVVNAAVAESLALRKAAELCSDLNIQKAIFEGDAKEVVEAVLSEKEAVLDFSSIIDDVKFDFRNRTHWFIQFASRKKNTIAHILTKKALEIRKEIVWIEKVLEFTMGCLLNDTSCKT, from the coding sequence atggaGATTGGTATCATTATAAGAGATGAAGAAGGAGAGGCTTTGGTGGCTGAGTGTGATATCAAGAATAATGTGGTAAATGCAGCTGTTGCAGAAAGTTTGGCCTTGAGAAAAGCAGCTGAATTGTGCTCAGATCTCAACATTCAAAAAGCTATCTTTGAGGGCGATGCAAAGGAAGTAGTTGAGGCTGTACTGAGTGAGAAAGAAGCTGTTCTTGACTTTAGTTCTATCATCGATGATGTTAAGTTTGACTTCAGAAATAGGACACATTGGTTTATTCAATTTGCTAGTAGGAAAAAGAACACAATAGCTCATATTTTAACAAAGAAAGCTTTAGAGATACGAAAAGAAATAGTTTGGATAGAAAAGGTCTTGGAATTCACTATGGGATGCCTTCTTAATGATACAAGTTGTAAAACGTAA